ACGGCTGGTCAATCCGCGCATTCCGGATGCGGACGCCGAGGCGCGGCTCTCGCGGGCGCACCAGAAACTCGCTCGACTCAAACCGGCGCTCCTCGTCGCGGACGTCGCGCTGTGCGCCGTTGCCGCGTGGTTCGCGTTCACGCGCGGCGGGAGCCTCGGCGTTGGGGATGTCGTTGTCTGCGTTGCCGCCGTGCTCACGGGCGCCGCCTTGGGCTGCGTCGGGCTCCTGCTGGACAACGAAGGGCATTGACGCCGCGGCGTGGTTCCGACTCGATGGGCGTGTGAACTTCAACCGATTCCGAATCCTCGCCGGGTTGCTCGTGGCACTCTCCGGGTTCCTCGACGCGGACGCAGCGCCCGCGACCAGGACGCGCAACATCTTCTTCGTGATGACGGACGGTCTGCGATGGCAGGAAGTCTTCACCGGAGCGGAGGAGCAGTTGATCTCGAAGGAATTCGGCGGCGTGGCCAGGACCAACGAGCTGCGCAAGGACTTCTGGCGCGACACGCCCGGGGCGCGGCGCGAGGCGTTGATGCCGTTCTTCTGGACGGAAATCGCGAAGCGCGGGCAGGTCTTCGGCAACCAGCGCAAGGGCAGCGTGGCGCGCGTGACCAACGGGCAGAACTTCTCGTATCCGGGCTACAGCGAGATGCTCACGGGCTTCGCGGACGCGCGGATCGACAGCAACAAGAAAATCCCGAACGCGAACGTGACCGTGCTTGAGTGGCTTCACAACAAGCCGGCGTTTCGCGGGCGCGTCGCGGCCTTCGCGAACTGGGACGTCGTGCCTTTCGTCGTCAACACCCAGCGCAGCGGCATCCCGGTGTGGACGGGACTCGAGAAGGTCACCGACCCGAAGGTCAATCCGCGCCAGGCGCACCTCGAGGAACTCGTCGCGGAGATGACGTCGCTGTGGGGCGAGATGACGTTCGACGTGTTCATCCAGCAGGCGGCATTGCACCACATCCGCACCGCGAAGCCGCGTGTCATCTACATCACGTTCGACGAGACCGACGAGTGGGCACACGAGGGCCGCTACGACCTCTACTTGAAGTCCG
This Verrucomicrobiota bacterium DNA region includes the following protein-coding sequences:
- a CDS encoding PglZ domain-containing protein, which translates into the protein MRTPRRGSRGRTRNSLDSNRRSSSRTSRCAPLPRGSRSRAAGASALGMSLSALPPCSRAPPWAASGSCWTTKGIDAAAWFRLDGRVNFNRFRILAGLLVALSGFLDADAAPATRTRNIFFVMTDGLRWQEVFTGAEEQLISKEFGGVARTNELRKDFWRDTPGARREALMPFFWTEIAKRGQVFGNQRKGSVARVTNGQNFSYPGYSEMLTGFADARIDSNKKIPNANVTVLEWLHNKPAFRGRVAAFANWDVVPFVVNTQRSGIPVWTGLEKVTDPKVNPRQAHLEELVAEMTSLWGEMTFDVFIQQAALHHIRTAKPRVIYITFDETDEWAHEGRYDLYLKSARGVDRYLRQLWELAQSLPEYRDTTTMIITTDHGRGAGNLSWKNHGKNIPEASGIWIAALGPDTAPLGERENVPPVTQSQIAATVAKLLGEDYNAATPQAGEPIADLLSGPK